In the Paenibacillus sp. FSL H7-0357 genome, one interval contains:
- a CDS encoding extracellular solute-binding protein — protein MKFGKRTLVLSLALTMVFASLAGCSGNGEKNTGNTAAKATEKAANDKGGTSGKDITLELLYWGDDAQKKLVEEAAEKYTADTGVKINAQVLPADGTFDTFIQTRLASDQLPDISYMGEGDIQKYNEMGILEDISDLLADGSIPEKLAAITIHSPEQKVIGVGLSNQLELLYYSKAKFDAAGIAYPPSKVEDAWDWDTFVSNAKKLTTDTKGKTAADEGFNASLTENYGIGFTAGREFHHFWAANANGGGIVSPDGKEFLWDSPKSVEGIQKLADLINKDKVASPFNYSWTTGAGSVIDALSGGYAMAVSGSWDLANIKGNDDIGVGVLPKMEQAVTMNAGAPLVVYNTSKHIEEAKKFYAYMVNPENALDLLKSGAWLPNQADWYTDPALIEKWTADLPASAKETILSYSTTKDSIAQWPAYYVPAYLKMNTEYEKSIDKALTGQKSVKDIYDEIMPTIKKLWESGKVS, from the coding sequence ATGAAGTTTGGTAAACGCACTCTGGTTCTATCACTGGCATTAACAATGGTCTTCGCTTCACTGGCCGGCTGTTCGGGGAATGGAGAGAAAAACACGGGCAACACTGCCGCCAAAGCCACAGAAAAAGCCGCGAATGATAAGGGAGGTACGTCCGGCAAGGATATCACGCTTGAACTGTTGTATTGGGGCGATGACGCGCAGAAGAAGCTGGTGGAAGAGGCTGCAGAGAAATATACAGCTGACACTGGAGTTAAGATCAATGCGCAAGTGCTGCCGGCGGACGGAACCTTTGATACTTTCATTCAGACCCGCCTAGCCTCCGATCAATTGCCGGATATCAGCTACATGGGCGAGGGGGATATTCAGAAGTACAATGAAATGGGCATTCTCGAAGACATTAGTGATTTGCTTGCTGATGGTTCAATACCGGAGAAATTGGCAGCGATTACAATCCATTCTCCGGAGCAAAAAGTTATCGGTGTCGGCCTCTCCAACCAACTGGAGCTGCTGTACTACAGTAAAGCAAAGTTCGATGCTGCGGGCATCGCCTATCCGCCATCCAAGGTTGAGGATGCCTGGGATTGGGACACCTTCGTGAGCAATGCCAAGAAGCTGACCACTGATACCAAAGGCAAAACGGCCGCAGATGAGGGGTTCAACGCTTCATTGACAGAGAATTACGGCATCGGGTTTACCGCGGGACGTGAGTTCCATCACTTCTGGGCAGCCAATGCGAACGGAGGCGGTATTGTATCCCCGGACGGCAAGGAGTTTCTGTGGGATTCGCCCAAATCGGTTGAGGGTATCCAGAAGCTGGCCGATCTTATCAACAAGGACAAGGTAGCCTCGCCCTTCAATTATTCATGGACTACCGGCGCCGGTTCGGTCATTGATGCGCTGAGCGGCGGCTATGCGATGGCGGTCAGCGGCTCGTGGGATTTGGCTAACATCAAAGGCAATGATGATATCGGTGTCGGCGTGTTGCCAAAGATGGAACAAGCCGTAACGATGAACGCAGGTGCTCCACTGGTAGTTTACAATACGTCCAAGCATATTGAGGAAGCTAAGAAATTCTACGCTTACATGGTTAACCCGGAGAATGCCCTGGATCTGCTCAAGAGCGGAGCATGGCTGCCTAACCAAGCCGACTGGTACACCGACCCTGCCCTCATTGAGAAGTGGACTGCCGATCTTCCGGCAAGTGCCAAAGAAACGATTCTCAGTTATTCCACAACCAAGGATTCCATTGCACAGTGGCCTGCTTATTATGTTCCGGCCTATCTTAAGATGAATACAGAATACGAGAAATCCATCGACAAGGCG